Genomic segment of Panicum virgatum strain AP13 chromosome 9N, P.virgatum_v5, whole genome shotgun sequence:
AACAATATACAAATTTCAATAGGACAGTCCACAGTCGAACTGGGGCCCACAGGACATTGAGGGCATGCAAGGCTGGGCAGGTGAGAATTATACACTATTTTTTTACTCCCTACTTTATTTTCTCCTTACTACAGCTAATCTTTGTGTACTAAAGTAAAGCAAGCAGTAAACTACTCATAATAGTACACTAGTCTGCTGTTACCTTTGATTAGGTGTTGTTAGCTTACGCTAAGGttttgggagagagagagagaagggggcagttaaccagagagagagagagagagagagaaggggcaGTTGCAGTGGTTAACAACCCTCTGCCAGAGGGCAAGAAGGAATCATTTCACCTCAGTGGCAGGTAACAAACACCACTTAGCAGCAGGCTCCCTTCTTGCCCTTTTGCTTCCGCATCCTGTCCTTAAAATCTTTCACCACCCCCTTCCCTCGCGGTCAAATTTGCGATCCATACTTGGGGAGGGCCAAGAAACCGAGCCGTCTCTCTCTCCAATGCGCTCTGGCGCCAGGTAATTCTCCATtggaaaaaagaaagatcatCCAGCTGCTCTTGAGTTCTTGAAATGAAATTGTTTCAACGCATTTCTCTCCTTGTGCAGGTGAAACTAGTGGCCAGCCCCTTGGAGTTGAAGGTTCATGTGATTCGGTGGTCAGGTAATTTTCAGGCAGTTATTGTCTTCAACATCTTAGCACCTGTTCCTTTCAAGATCTTTACACCACCTCATCACACGATGGAGTAGTCAAAGGTCGTTGCTTTCGTCCCCCCTGCTCTGGGAAAGCTTCAGCACTACCTTAGTTATTTCTTGCAGATCCTATTCCTGCTATCTACGCATTCAAATAGCCTCACGCCCTCGCCAGTTCAGCTTGCACTTCCAGCTTGCTCTATTGCTCCCTCTCCTTCTGTGAGCTCTGGTGATGCGGAAGTATTTCTCCAAGCTTTCACATTTGTTGTTCATTCCAAGATTATGAAGAAATTACAGGCTGATCGATAATCCTCTGTGGAGGCAGCTTCATCTTTTCTATGTGCCCCTGAAGATGATAGTCCTGTGACTATTACTCATCCAAAAAGGTCCCTTCGTTTTAAATTTTTAGAGTTCCCCTTAGTTTAAATTTCTGGCAGCATTATAGGAGGTCTTTTAGCTTCTCAGAGGTGGCTGCCTAGCCATATCCTAAAGGAGGCAACACTGCTTGGTTAGTTGTAAACTTGTTTGCAAGTTCTTCATCTGGTGAAACATGGCTCTTTTCTTTAAAGCTTCATGGTACTAGTGTGGTACATGCCTGGTTCTTGAAGATTTGGTAGGCTTTCCCTGTTTCCAATTAGCTTTGGGGTTTGAGTCTTTTTTGGAAGAGTAGTCTCTCCTCCCATCTCATTCACTTTGCTCCAAAAGACTCAGTTAGTGAGTGTTGTTTGCTTGGGTTCAAAGTTTCACTTTCTTGTCTGTGTGTTTCTTTACCCTGTGGCAGATTTGGTTTGTTCCCAAAGGCTATGGCTATGTATGATGCACATCTTCTCCAGCTGTAATACAGTTCCAGCAGGCCTTTGTCTGGACGGTGGATCGTTCTTTTGCCCTTCTTTTGATCTGTCGATAGGGATAGTGGCTGTTCTTGAAGGGACTGGCTGCTTTTCATCTCTGATAGGATTATCAGTTGCATGATATTATTTTCCCTCAACCTCAATCAAACCAGCTGAGGGGTATGTATATGTGAAATAAAAGGTGTTGCTGACTTGATCAATATTTACTCTTGTGTACAAGAGAACGTCTCCGGTGCTCCCGCACCCATAGGTACTCCCATGCTCCCACAAAAAAATGCAAAGGAAAAGTGCACGGTAAATTCAACCAAAAATATATGTGGATAGATGATTCCATTCTCTACATTGTTGCAAAATTTCAGATCCAATGAATATTTGTGCACGGAGCAAGGAATAAGACAAAATCAGCATGTAAACGGGTCCGTTTTTACTGTTTATCGTGCCCGCTAACAACAtgctgattttgtcttttttgttaCTCTTTACACAAAAGTTCGTTGGACTTGGAATTTTGCAACAATGTAGAACGTGTAATCATGTATCCACACAtattttttgttgaatttaccAAGAactttttctttgtatttttttaatggGAGCATGGGAGCACCTCATGGGCTGGGAGCACTGGAGACATCCCCTTGTGTACAAGGCACCCTTTATATATGTCCTTAAGTCTTTATGATGCAATTTAGAGGTAGTTTTTCATCCATCCTGTTCACCTTCAATTCATTTTTCAACAGGGGATTAAGGAACGTTGGTGTTTCTGGACAATTGGAGATGTACTCAGGCCAGCAATCTGATCAGTGTCCTAGTGCAAATAGTGGCAGAGAATTCTCCGAGGCAAATCGGAATACTGTCACAATGCATCAGAAGATGGGCTATAACAGTGGACCGTATGGATTTGGACCTTACAACATGGGTTTAGAAGAAAGACCCGGGTTGTATCAATCTTCATCTGGTTAGTTTTTTTAATCATGTCCTTAGGCACCTTTCTGAAGGTGAAATTCTGTAGCTAATGGAAACAATGATAATCCCACAGGTACATTCAGTCAGAACATCCAAATGAGTGATGAGCATAGCGGGGGTGTGAAGAAGAGGAAAGGAATGGATGATTGCGTCGCGATGTTGCAAGTAAGATTTCTTGTTGGCCTCACTTCCTATCTAATCTAGATATGTAGTATTATGTCAATGGTTTTTTATGGTATTGACTGACTGTATTGTATTTGTTGGCTATAGAATGCTGGTGATCAACAAACAGAAGGTTCTTCTCAGCCAGAACGGATTTCATTGGAGGGGAACAGAAAGATTTCGCCCAAAATGCAAAGCAAGGAAGATTCTTCTGATGGTGATGGTACTAAAGAGGATTATGTTCATGTCCGGGCAAAACAAGGCCAAGCCACCAACAGCCACAGCCTTGCAGAAAGAGTAAACTTCTCACTTGTAATAAGGAACTGCTAGTTCAGTTTGCTTTATTCTCCTTTACTCACGCTTGAAGTTGATGAAAATATTTGCAGCTGAGGAGAAAAAAGATAAGTGAGAGAATGAAACTGCTTCAAGATCTTGTTCCTGGATGCAGTAAGGTAACTTCTCTTTGGTTTAATGCAAGCAACTTGTCAAAGGCTCCTGTACTCCACACATTACAGCTTTCTTTCTAACAGATCACTGGCAAGGCAGTCATGCTTGATGAGATTATCAACTATGTGCAGTCATTGCAACGACAGGTCGAGGTAGTGTTAGTGCATCTATAGTTTAATTGATTTGGAGTATGTGTGGCATCTTGTTAGAATATAATCCACTATTCTAATACAATTTTAAACTTGCAGTTCTTGTCAATGAAACTAGCAACTGTCAACCCAGAGCTGGGCTTTGACATTGAGCAGATTCTATCCAAACAAGTAAATCCAGTCGCCCTATCCGCTTATCATTGTACATCTCTCTAGATGCTGTTCTAGATATAATTTGTTCAATGGAATTTCTTGTCTGTAGATGATGCTTTCACAAGACAGACATTTTGCTTTCTATGGAGTGGATCCAGGATCAAGCAGCCTTGCTTCTCAGTTTAGCCAAGGAATCATGCAGCCACCAATGATGTGCAACATTTCCAATCCTGCTGATGTTTTGCAGGGAACAATTCATGATGTCTCAACAATGAACCAGGTAATTTTTGTCCATTTCATGACACTGATTAAGATATATCTCCAGATTCTGAAGAGGTGATAGACTTTTGTGAACCTTGAATTCAGATACCTGCAATGTGGGAAGGACTTCAAAACCTGCCGCATATGAACTTCAACCCTGGTGTGGCAGCCGATAGCAGCGCCAACAACTCTGGTATACATATGACTTATCCAGCTCTTAAATCACATGTTCATACTCACTACTCAGTTATCTTTTGTTCGTCTCTTATCTAAAATATACTTAATGTCTCAAGTTATCCAATCATCTTATACAAATGTTCCTTCTGTACTCTACAGGTTCCATGAAGATAGAACAGTGAGCTGCCAATATTGCTCCCAAATTGTTCTGTGAATCACTGAATCACCGTAAAGCGCTTGCGGAATGAAGCTTTTTTGTATAGCTGGAGGCCTAACCATTCATTGCTGGTTTCCTTCTGTTGCTCCCCATACTATGGCTCATCGTTTATGGTATGGATGAGGATCATGTATAGCAGGAGCTGAAGAAAAATTGATTCCACTGTAAATTTCTGTTGAGCTTTGGCCTGTGGAAATTCGGATGGAAACCCAGTATCATCCATGAACTCCAAGGGCAGAAGCTTGTTGGGACCAAGTGCTGAATGCTGATGGGCCTAAACGTAGTACTAGTAGAATGAAATCGTAGGTACAAAAATGCAGAGTTTGAAGACTAATGCATTGTCAGAAATTCCATGAAACATGCACTGTATGCAAATGGTTTCATCATGCAATGGAAGGAAACTCattgttacttttttttttgcatatgcGATTTGAATTTTAATGAAAACAGTAGGAACGGTCATCCTATGTTTATGCTATTAAAAAGTAAAATGTTACGAGGTCGAGAAATACGGAGGAGGTTTTTCTGCACAAAAGACCTGACTATAGTGTTTGAAACTTTGGATCCAAGTGCCAATGTCAAAAaatgctaaattttagcactagCTCGTCTCAACAGGAGTGTTAATAAGGTGGGCTAAACTATAGCTAGGACTAAAGAACTTTAGCAAGATATGAGTACTAATAGATAttaaagtttagcactcaactttaaTCCATCCAAATAAGCCTACATATCAGCATTTTATTGTAGAGTTCTCTGAAGGGAGTTAACCCAGCTAGTCAACGAAAAAAGTTCTGACAGTTTAGACTCTGAGTCTGATAGAGCACGTCATCAAATCGCAAGTACGATTGCCCACACCACATCCCTTGCTAATAAAAAGGCTTGGCCTCATCTACCAAAGGGCCCGAAACATACATCTATCGTAACAGACTTGTACTATTTGTAAGGGAAGCATTTTCCTTTTCACTTTATAGAAGACCTATGCTTGAATCTAACAATTATTATATGCTCCTaataaaaaagaagagaagattGGTGTCTCCAGATGTTCTGTAAGAAAGGAAAACATGCAAATCCACCGTTGATGCTAGTGAattgaaacaaaccaatacttccCTTTGTTGCCGCTATGGTGTTAAAGCACCCTTATCAGTAGCAAGAATCCCTACATATCTGAGCCAGTTTATAGTAAGAATAGTAGCTAAATCATCACATCGGTTATGGTCTTAAATATTCCCAGCTCTGGTGAAGGAATTTTGGTAGTTCAATCAAATCCTGAAACTTGTGTTCGCATCACTGTTAATGTTTCCCTGAACATGGATTCAAGAGAAGTGCATGATACTTGGAAAGAAATTAGAAGTTTCCCGTCAGGCGAGAAACAAATTCTACACCCCATGGTCGCTAGTGTCACTGTCACCCTTGCCGTTGTTTACACAACCTGTCTAAAGATTCCACAGTTGAGTAGAGTAAAAACAAAAAGTCGAGAAGCCTACAAAACTGAGCGAGCTAATTGTAAAACTACTTGGAAGACATCAGCTTTCTGCCTTCTTACTCTTCTTTCTTCTATCCTGCTCCCCCTCTCTATCTTTCCTGCGTCGTCTCCGTGATTTGCCCTACCAACAAACATGAAAATCAGTGCAGGAAAGAATTGCACGAGTATCATTTAACAGACAGACTGAAGAAAAAGATCCAGGGTGCGCTAGAGATTATTTCAATTCTTTATGCTTCTTTAATCACTTGTAGGCTTGTTCATCTGGACTAATGATGATATGTTCATCCCAGACTGTACCATCGGGCAACTATGGCATGAATTATCGCATGATCAAACAAGAAACAAGCCAGCAAGGAAAAAATCATCATTGTTCAGGGAAGCAGGGCATGGATAATGTCTTGAACTGTAAACCGGTTTCCAAAGTCATTAAATGGGTAAATGTACCTCAGCAGAGAAAGTCCTAAGGGGGTCTCTACTTTTGCCAGATCCTCCCTTGAATCCCTGTCGTTTCCTCCTTTGGGGTTTGTCAATACCCATAGCAGCCCTGGAAAGTTTGACAACATTGCTGGCTTCTTTTGTTTTTGGATCAATTAGGTAGTCAGGAACATCACGCAGGTGTGCGGGAATTTCTTTGTTGCTTAACAACTTATCGTGCTTGAGCAAATCTGAAAAGAAACACAAACAGCATAGACTGGTCAGACAGGTTACTTTACTAACACAACTATTTGCATAAGGCTCATGAATCATACCAAGGTCTCTTGGATTCTCTTCAAAATGAGACTTCAATCTACAGGATGAAAAGGGATCATTGTTATGGGAAAAAAATACGGGTGCAGAAATAGCTTTGAATGAAGATGATCGCCTTTTTCATGAAATAGCAAAATGTACACATTCATATCTTTGATTTATTCATTCTATCAGCAAGAAATCACACATTTTATTTGCTAGAAGTATCCAGCTAGTTGTGATTTTTTCCCTCTTTTCCAAGGAGAACCAGGAGGTTGTTTTCAAGACATTCAGTTATCATTATGCAAGTTGCATTTACAACAAAATCTTACTTCTCAGAATTCAGGATTTCATTC
This window contains:
- the LOC120691982 gene encoding transcription factor BEE 3-like isoform X1, producing the protein MMQFRGSFSSILFTFNSFFNRGLRNVGVSGQLEMYSGQQSDQCPSANSGREFSEANRNTVTMHQKMGYNSGPYGFGPYNMGLEERPGLYQSSSGTFSQNIQMSDEHSGGVKKRKGMDDCVAMLQNAGDQQTEGSSQPERISLEGNRKISPKMQSKEDSSDGDGTKEDYVHVRAKQGQATNSHSLAERLRRKKISERMKLLQDLVPGCSKITGKAVMLDEIINYVQSLQRQVEFLSMKLATVNPELGFDIEQILSKQMMLSQDRHFAFYGVDPGSSSLASQFSQGIMQPPMMCNISNPADVLQGTIHDVSTMNQIPAMWEGLQNLPHMNFNPGVAADSSANNSGSMKIEQ
- the LOC120691982 gene encoding transcription factor bHLH49-like isoform X2, whose product is MYSGQQSDQCPSANSGREFSEANRNTVTMHQKMGYNSGPYGFGPYNMGLEERPGLYQSSSGTFSQNIQMSDEHSGGVKKRKGMDDCVAMLQNAGDQQTEGSSQPERISLEGNRKISPKMQSKEDSSDGDGTKEDYVHVRAKQGQATNSHSLAERLRRKKISERMKLLQDLVPGCSKITGKAVMLDEIINYVQSLQRQVEFLSMKLATVNPELGFDIEQILSKQMMLSQDRHFAFYGVDPGSSSLASQFSQGIMQPPMMCNISNPADVLQGTIHDVSTMNQIPAMWEGLQNLPHMNFNPGVAADSSANNSGSMKIEQ